GCCCCAAAAATAATAGCAGATAGTTTTGTCTTTATGGACAAACTGTTTGTTCACCTCTTATCCACTGGTAAATCCTTGCGGGGCCTACATTAATCATCATACCTTTTGCCTTCACATTTGAAAAGACATTTCAATGAAGCATTTCAATTCAAGGAATATTGAAATTCAAGAGGTCTTTCTCTACAATATACAAGTATAAATGCCTTCGGCGTCCTTATAAGAACGGTAAGCGTTTAAGCGCGAAATATAAGGAAAAAGTATAGTGTGAAACTTATACTTTCTTATATTTCAAGAAATAATCCACAGCTTATGCACATATAAACATTTTATTATAAAACGATGTGTACAAAAATGTGCATAAGTAGGCGGTTATCCACAGAGTTATTCACATTTTGTTAAGAACGAATATTTGTTCGTTGTACAATGGATATATAGGAGGAAAGATGATCTTGAATATTAAAGCAGATGAATCGCCAGATGATATGGGAGCGGTTCATGAACATTGGATGAGGCAGGCGATAGCTGAAGCCCGCAAAGCTGAAGCATTAGGAGAGGTTCCTATTGGGGCGATCGTCGTACGGCATGGTGAAATTATCGGACGTGGATACAATTTAAGAGAAACAACAATGGATTCTACGGCTCATGCTGAAATGGTAGCCATTCGTGAAGCAAGCAAGGCCATGAACTCATGGCGACTGCTGGATTGCCAACTGTATGTTACTTTAGAGCCTTGTCCGATGTGTGCAGGAGCGATTGTGCAATCAAGAGTACCCCTCACTGTGTATGGGACTCCTGATCCTAAGGCTGGATGTGCTGGGACCCTTATGAATTTGCTTGAAGAGCCGCGATTTAATCATCGGACCGAAGTGATTCAGGGAATTTTACAAGAAGAATGTGCAGACCTACTGACCTCA
This window of the Paenibacillus sp. FSL R10-2734 genome carries:
- the tadA gene encoding tRNA adenosine(34) deaminase TadA codes for the protein MGAVHEHWMRQAIAEARKAEALGEVPIGAIVVRHGEIIGRGYNLRETTMDSTAHAEMVAIREASKAMNSWRLLDCQLYVTLEPCPMCAGAIVQSRVPLTVYGTPDPKAGCAGTLMNLLEEPRFNHRTEVIQGILQEECADLLTSFFRRLRQKPLKEEQGET